The following are encoded together in the Deinococcus soli (ex Cha et al. 2016) genome:
- a CDS encoding metal-binding protein, whose protein sequence is MPSGRVHNLINIAAYSVLAAGALYATRQDLLVVTPAQALNFTLAYAAGTFLLSPDLDLAEGKVDSKRHWGVLGVLWVPYGMLFSHRGWSHSWVIGPLTRLLYVALIAALIVGLVRFVAPDLQVPTIPQPIAWKVVLPFLMGYYLSQWLHLVADGVRPDHGLRKGYRKVRGR, encoded by the coding sequence ATGCCCAGCGGACGAGTCCACAACCTGATCAACATCGCCGCGTACAGCGTCCTGGCCGCGGGCGCCCTGTACGCCACCCGGCAGGACCTCCTGGTCGTCACGCCCGCCCAGGCGCTGAACTTCACGCTGGCGTACGCCGCCGGGACGTTCCTGCTCTCCCCGGACCTCGACCTCGCCGAGGGGAAGGTGGACAGCAAACGCCACTGGGGTGTCCTGGGTGTGCTGTGGGTGCCGTACGGCATGCTGTTCAGCCACCGCGGCTGGTCGCACAGCTGGGTGATCGGCCCGCTCACGCGCCTGCTGTACGTGGCGCTGATCGCCGCGCTGATTGTGGGCCTCGTGCGCTTCGTCGCGCCGGACCTGCAGGTGCCGACCATCCCGCAGCCCATCGCGTGGAAGGTCGTGCTGCCCTTCCTGATGGGGTACTACCTCAGCCAGTGGCTGCACCTGGTCGCCGACGGGGTCCGCCCCGACCACGGGCTGCGCAAAGGCTACCGCAAGGTCCGGGGCCGCTGA
- a CDS encoding methylmalonyl-CoA mutase family protein yields the protein MKSKNEWMQSVYSPAAQKFPERKYNFKNLSDMEPEPIYTADDLKSWDAERDLGYPGEFPYTRGVQPSVYRGKLWTMRMFAGFGSAEQTNERFHALLKAGQTGLSTAFDLPTLMGYDSDHPFSKGEVGKCGVAVSSLADMEILFRGIDPTQVTTSMTINSPANAIWAMYIANAQKQGKDLGQVGGTIQNDILKEFIAQKEFIYPPAPSVKLVIDTFEWGPKVLPKWNFISVSGYHIREAGATGVQELAFTLADGFHYVEKALERGLNIDEFAPRISFFWDIHNDFFEEIAKLRAARRIWARQMRDRYGAKNPRSWMLRTHSQTAGVSLPAQQPLNNIARVAIQALAAVLGGTQSLHTDSFDEALALPTEEAATIALRTQQIIAYETGVAGVVDPLAGSYYVEKLTDDIEAAAMGYIEQIRMMGGVEAGIDSGFFQLEMAEAAYRYQREVESRDRIVVGVNEFVQDAVEVPIQLIDPQVERVQEARLAQVRRERDPNRVQAALDALRDTAVTGANSMPAFLECAHAYCTLGEQMDILKTVYGEYVEPAIV from the coding sequence ATGAAAAGCAAGAACGAGTGGATGCAGAGCGTCTACAGCCCCGCCGCGCAGAAGTTCCCCGAGCGCAAGTACAACTTCAAGAATCTCTCGGACATGGAGCCCGAACCCATCTACACCGCCGACGACCTGAAAAGCTGGGACGCCGAGCGGGACCTGGGCTACCCCGGCGAGTTCCCGTACACCCGTGGCGTGCAGCCCAGCGTGTACCGCGGGAAACTGTGGACCATGCGGATGTTCGCGGGCTTCGGCAGTGCCGAGCAGACCAACGAGCGCTTCCACGCCCTGCTGAAGGCCGGGCAGACGGGCCTCTCGACCGCCTTCGACCTGCCCACCCTGATGGGCTACGACAGCGACCACCCCTTCAGCAAGGGCGAGGTCGGCAAGTGCGGCGTGGCCGTCAGCAGCCTCGCCGACATGGAGATCCTGTTCCGGGGAATCGACCCCACGCAGGTCACGACGTCCATGACCATCAACAGCCCGGCGAACGCCATCTGGGCGATGTACATCGCCAACGCGCAGAAGCAGGGCAAGGACCTGGGGCAGGTGGGCGGCACCATCCAGAACGACATCCTGAAGGAATTCATCGCGCAGAAGGAATTCATCTACCCGCCCGCGCCCAGCGTGAAACTGGTCATCGACACCTTCGAGTGGGGCCCGAAGGTCCTGCCCAAATGGAACTTCATCAGCGTGTCCGGGTACCACATCCGCGAGGCCGGGGCGACCGGCGTGCAGGAACTCGCGTTCACCCTCGCGGACGGCTTCCACTACGTGGAGAAGGCGCTGGAGCGCGGCCTGAACATCGACGAGTTCGCGCCGCGCATCAGCTTCTTCTGGGACATCCACAACGACTTCTTCGAGGAGATCGCCAAGCTCCGCGCCGCGCGGCGCATCTGGGCGCGGCAGATGCGGGACCGCTACGGCGCGAAGAACCCCCGCTCTTGGATGCTGCGCACGCACTCCCAGACCGCCGGGGTGTCCCTGCCCGCGCAGCAGCCGCTGAACAACATCGCCCGCGTGGCCATTCAGGCACTCGCGGCGGTGCTGGGCGGCACGCAGAGCCTCCACACCGACTCCTTCGACGAGGCGCTGGCGCTGCCCACCGAGGAAGCCGCCACCATCGCCCTGCGCACCCAGCAGATCATCGCCTACGAGACCGGCGTGGCGGGCGTCGTGGACCCCCTGGCCGGCAGCTACTACGTCGAAAAACTCACCGACGACATCGAGGCGGCCGCGATGGGCTACATCGAGCAGATCCGCATGATGGGCGGCGTGGAGGCCGGGATCGACAGCGGGTTCTTCCAGCTGGAGATGGCCGAGGCCGCCTACCGCTACCAGCGCGAGGTCGAGTCCAGGGACCGCATCGTGGTCGGCGTGAACGAGTTCGTACAGGACGCCGTCGAGGTGCCCATCCAGCTCATCGACCCGCAGGTCGAGCGGGTGCAGGAGGCGCGGCTGGCGCAGGTGCGCCGCGAACGCGACCCGAATCGGGTGCAGGCCGCGCTGGACGCCCTGCGCGACACCGCCGTGACCGGCGCGAACTCCATGCCCGCCTTCCTGGAGTGCGCGCACGCCTACTGCACGCTCGGCGAGCAGATGGACATCCTGAAGACCGTGTACGGCGAGTACGTGGAACCCGCCATCGTCTGA
- a CDS encoding RecX family transcriptional regulator, whose amino-acid sequence MRARRPRPATPDAGPEARPARPRDPQEERDALLAYAFRALGQRALSAAELRGRLERRSENPDLIEEVLKRVQELGYQNDAQVARSEGARRGVGTMRVRQTLKRRGVQDDLIQEVVEARDPDREHAEVLTLLERRWSSLARKRDPQASAFAFLARRGYTGNVIWPALREFMAGRPVEEPGDEPDWPDEN is encoded by the coding sequence GTGAGAGCCCGCCGACCCCGCCCCGCCACCCCGGACGCCGGGCCCGAGGCCCGCCCCGCGCGGCCCCGAGACCCGCAGGAGGAACGCGACGCGCTGCTCGCGTACGCCTTCCGCGCGCTGGGCCAGCGGGCCCTGAGCGCCGCCGAACTGCGCGGCCGCCTGGAACGTCGCAGCGAGAACCCGGACCTGATTGAGGAGGTCCTGAAGCGCGTGCAGGAACTCGGGTACCAGAACGACGCGCAGGTCGCCCGCAGCGAGGGCGCCCGCCGGGGCGTGGGTACCATGCGCGTCCGCCAGACCCTCAAGCGGCGCGGCGTGCAGGACGACCTGATCCAGGAGGTCGTCGAGGCCCGCGACCCCGACCGCGAGCACGCCGAGGTTCTGACCCTGCTGGAGCGCCGCTGGTCGTCCCTGGCCCGCAAGCGCGACCCGCAGGCCAGTGCGTTCGCGTTCCTGGCCCGGCGCGGGTACACCGGGAACGTCATCTGGCCCGCCCTGCGCGAGTTCATGGCGGGCCGCCCGGTCGAGGAACCCGGCGACGAACCGGACTGGCCAGACGAGAATTGA
- the glmM gene encoding phosphoglucosamine mutase: MTERKYFGTDGVRAVAGTHPLTASWVMTLGAAAGEVLRGSNPRATVVIGKDTRQSGDMLEAALAAGLTSRGVNVIHLGVLPTPGVSYLTRHLKADAGVVISASHNPYEDNGIKFFGADGQKLSDTTELEIEAAIDRVPDLAPVTGVNLGEVTNYTEAERLYVNYLKALAPDLSGLRIAMDCANGAAYRVGPKVFQAAGADVFAVYTTPDGRNINRGCGSTHMDHLQRIVREGKYDLGVAFDGDADRALFVDSRGNVVHGDHMLLLNARARGETAVVTTIMANMGLEVKLRDAGIPLERTAVGDRYVHERLHGGGLHLGGEQSGHILFLDVSPTGDGVLTALLTLKSMQQLGTTLDALHDDLVMFPQTLVNVRVADKKAIALDAEVRAAVDRAQERLHGKGRVNLRPSGTENLIRVMVEGQDEAEIHEIARELAGVVEARGALTA, translated from the coding sequence ATGACGGAACGGAAGTACTTCGGAACGGACGGCGTGCGCGCCGTCGCAGGCACCCATCCCCTCACGGCCAGCTGGGTCATGACGCTCGGCGCGGCCGCCGGGGAGGTCCTCAGGGGCAGCAACCCACGCGCCACCGTGGTCATCGGCAAGGACACCCGCCAGAGCGGCGACATGCTGGAAGCCGCGCTGGCCGCCGGGCTCACCAGTCGCGGCGTGAACGTCATCCACCTGGGCGTGCTGCCCACCCCCGGCGTGAGCTACCTGACCCGCCACCTGAAGGCCGACGCGGGCGTGGTCATCAGCGCGTCGCACAACCCCTACGAGGACAACGGCATCAAGTTCTTCGGCGCGGACGGCCAGAAGCTCAGCGACACCACCGAACTGGAGATCGAGGCCGCGATTGACCGTGTCCCCGATCTGGCTCCCGTGACCGGTGTGAACCTGGGTGAGGTCACCAACTACACCGAGGCGGAGCGCCTGTACGTGAACTACCTCAAGGCCCTCGCGCCCGACCTGAGCGGCCTGCGCATTGCCATGGACTGCGCCAACGGCGCCGCGTACCGCGTGGGGCCCAAGGTCTTCCAGGCCGCCGGGGCGGACGTGTTCGCGGTGTACACCACCCCGGACGGGCGCAACATCAACCGCGGCTGCGGCAGCACCCACATGGACCACCTCCAGCGCATCGTGCGGGAAGGGAAGTACGACCTGGGCGTCGCCTTTGACGGGGACGCCGACCGCGCGCTGTTCGTGGACAGCCGCGGGAACGTCGTCCACGGGGATCACATGCTGCTGCTGAACGCCCGCGCCCGCGGCGAGACTGCCGTCGTGACCACCATCATGGCGAACATGGGCCTGGAGGTGAAACTCCGTGACGCGGGCATCCCGCTGGAACGCACCGCGGTCGGCGACCGTTACGTGCACGAGCGCCTGCACGGCGGTGGCCTGCATCTGGGCGGCGAGCAGAGCGGCCACATCCTCTTCCTGGACGTGTCGCCCACCGGGGACGGCGTCCTGACCGCCCTGCTGACCCTGAAGAGCATGCAGCAACTCGGCACCACCCTGGACGCCCTGCACGACGACCTCGTGATGTTCCCGCAGACCCTCGTGAACGTCCGCGTGGCCGACAAGAAGGCCATCGCGCTGGACGCCGAGGTGCGGGCCGCTGTTGACCGCGCTCAGGAGCGTCTGCACGGGAAGGGCCGCGTGAACCTGCGCCCCAGCGGCACCGAGAACCTCATCCGCGTGATGGTCGAGGGCCAGGACGAGGCGGAAATCCACGAGATCGCCCGCGAACTGGCTGGCGTGGTCGAGGCGCGCGGCGCCCTGACGGCCTGA
- a CDS encoding diacylglycerol/lipid kinase family protein yields the protein MSDASLRAADFPELAVVLNPNAGGGLAAREWPRLRAELERRGMRHTLIQEENAALALVRVQALPKDTALMAVGGDGTVGALLPAVVGTGRPLAILPLGTGNDFAGLLGLKPGAFGEALDRLAFTPRAVDALTVRAYHADGRVTERTLLNGLGMGFDADVTANMDRVPPRVRGFARYAWSAVATLKDLTLADVTVDADGMTLYAGPSPIVAVMNGTRYGGGFLISPQSDVRDGLLNVVVGGPMTRLQLSGLLARVLRGTHLGHPLAHHAAARQVSVRWSRPIRAHLDGDLSAPVTRLEAKVRPGAVRLLNA from the coding sequence GTGAGTGACGCTTCTCTCCGCGCGGCGGACTTTCCGGAACTGGCTGTGGTCCTGAACCCGAATGCGGGGGGTGGGCTGGCCGCGCGGGAGTGGCCGCGGCTGCGGGCCGAACTGGAGCGGCGCGGGATGCGCCATACCCTGATTCAGGAGGAGAACGCCGCGCTGGCCCTGGTGCGGGTGCAGGCCCTCCCGAAGGACACGGCGCTGATGGCGGTCGGTGGGGACGGCACGGTGGGCGCGCTGCTGCCTGCCGTGGTGGGGACCGGGCGGCCCCTGGCGATCCTGCCGCTGGGCACCGGGAACGACTTTGCGGGCCTGCTGGGCCTGAAACCCGGCGCGTTCGGGGAGGCGCTGGACCGGCTGGCGTTCACGCCGCGCGCCGTGGACGCCCTGACCGTACGGGCGTACCACGCGGACGGCCGCGTGACGGAACGGACGCTGCTGAACGGCCTGGGCATGGGCTTCGACGCGGACGTCACCGCGAACATGGACCGCGTGCCGCCACGCGTGCGGGGCTTCGCGCGCTACGCGTGGTCGGCGGTGGCGACCCTGAAGGACCTCACGCTGGCCGACGTGACCGTGGACGCGGACGGCATGACGCTGTACGCGGGGCCCAGCCCGATCGTGGCGGTCATGAACGGCACGCGCTACGGCGGCGGGTTCCTGATCAGCCCACAGTCGGACGTGCGTGACGGCCTGCTGAACGTGGTCGTGGGCGGCCCCATGACCCGCCTGCAACTGAGCGGACTGCTGGCGCGGGTGCTGCGTGGCACGCACCTGGGCCACCCGCTGGCGCACCATGCGGCGGCGCGGCAGGTCTCGGTCCGCTGGAGCCGCCCCATCCGCGCGCACCTCGACGGTGACCTGAGCGCCCCCGTCACCCGCCTGGAGGCCAAGGTGCGGCCCGGCGCGGTGCGGCTCCTGAACGCCTGA
- a CDS encoding peptidylprolyl isomerase: protein MKQFLLTALLLSGAALAQTDTTAPATPAPVTTPAPAATPAPVTAPASADMTAAVIVARVGKVSYTLADYNRAFRLAVARVLNGQGIPFEESYVAQFAEARADFLKQFVRDRAVEQLARASGAPDAAQIDLQMQEARADFETDAEFQEALTATGYGSPDDLRAELERRAVVGAYLEKVQGRFTFGDALVGGFYNLHRAEFQRDPEACVKHILVPTQAEAQAIAKDLAGGADFAAVAKAKSQDPGSAAQGGDLGCFGPGEMVASFDAASFKGPLNQVQTVQSQFGWHLVLVTKRTEAGVMPLAEAAPLIRAKLSSEAAQKYLDTQVAKLGGETFPATVTVQPADK from the coding sequence GTGAAACAATTCCTGTTGACTGCCCTGCTGCTGTCCGGGGCTGCCCTGGCTCAGACCGACACGACCGCGCCCGCGACGCCCGCCCCGGTCACCACGCCAGCGCCCGCTGCCACGCCAGCTCCGGTCACGGCGCCCGCAAGCGCCGACATGACGGCCGCGGTGATCGTCGCGCGCGTCGGGAAGGTCAGTTACACGCTGGCGGACTACAACCGGGCCTTCCGGCTGGCGGTCGCGCGGGTCCTGAACGGTCAGGGCATTCCCTTCGAGGAATCGTACGTCGCGCAGTTCGCCGAGGCCCGCGCGGACTTCCTGAAGCAGTTCGTGCGTGACCGCGCCGTCGAGCAGCTCGCGCGGGCGTCCGGCGCGCCCGACGCGGCGCAGATCGACTTGCAGATGCAGGAGGCCCGCGCGGACTTCGAGACCGACGCGGAATTCCAGGAGGCGCTGACCGCCACCGGCTACGGCAGCCCGGACGACCTGCGCGCCGAACTGGAACGCCGCGCCGTCGTGGGCGCGTACCTGGAGAAGGTCCAGGGGCGCTTCACGTTCGGGGACGCGCTGGTGGGCGGCTTCTACAACCTGCACCGCGCCGAGTTCCAGCGTGACCCGGAAGCGTGCGTGAAGCACATCCTGGTCCCCACCCAGGCCGAGGCGCAGGCCATCGCCAAGGACCTCGCGGGCGGCGCGGACTTCGCGGCGGTCGCAAAGGCCAAGAGTCAGGATCCGGGCAGCGCCGCGCAGGGCGGCGACCTGGGCTGCTTCGGTCCCGGCGAGATGGTCGCGTCCTTCGATGCGGCCAGCTTCAAGGGCCCGCTGAATCAGGTACAGACCGTGCAGTCGCAGTTCGGCTGGCACCTCGTGCTCGTCACGAAACGCACCGAGGCAGGCGTGATGCCTCTGGCGGAGGCCGCGCCGCTGATCCGCGCGAAGCTGTCCAGCGAGGCCGCGCAGAAGTACCTGGACACCCAGGTCGCCAAGCTGGGCGGCGAGACCTTCCCGGCCACGGTGACGGTCCAGCCCGCCGACAAGTAA
- a CDS encoding S8 family serine peptidase: MTHLFGKAGLLVAALALTACDQLHTAGVGVQDRTVALGLRAQQDVTVPFSGSWRIVEYPSWVRVSKPAGTGAVALSVAAVRQDATPVAADQAQLSGVIRVAWTTGSGADAKNGTAKWVVTAQQYELTGRLSAPAAVTGTDVVTSVTGPQVGTPQARGVIVKYRSGLSAQSAQGAAGPLRADVRGRERLRAAGVSVQRHTPLGERSAALDVADVKGALAALRADPDVEYAVPNAVLRTQAMNTQALATPVTPTDQFAPLQWAYPLLGYGAVWRDMEGGAYSRAVTVAVIDTGVRFDHPDLAGALWGPGEGALDVITDAANGDGTGPDTDPTDPSVPGRTTGSHGTHVTGIIAARWGENSGVCAGCSPSGVVGAAYKANVKVLPIRVIDAGGNATEADVTQGIRYAAGLPVTLDGVTYRSPHPAQVINLSLGGAISAADAQPMCDAIAEARAAGSLVVAAAGNGYGTVPYYPAACDGAVAVGSVTLSGASAPMHSAFSNAYPQVQLAAPGGADPGSGATFNGGTFNTAPFPDMILSTGWNYVKDAPNYEAEVGTSQASPQVAALAALLLSKGVTTGPEDTLARLRGTATDLGAAGRDDRFGFGMINAAAALNAPQVSSGLGVRVQSSRGLSFQPALDSTGAFRAFLGEGTYQVVAGSDVNGNGVYGESGETRDERAVTLSEAAPRVTLGDLTPR, from the coding sequence ATGACTCATCTCTTCGGGAAGGCAGGACTGCTCGTGGCGGCGCTGGCCCTGACGGCCTGTGACCAGTTGCACACCGCCGGTGTGGGCGTGCAGGACCGCACGGTCGCGCTGGGTCTGCGCGCGCAGCAGGACGTGACTGTGCCGTTCAGCGGCAGCTGGCGGATCGTGGAGTACCCGTCCTGGGTGCGGGTGTCGAAACCGGCGGGGACGGGCGCGGTCGCGCTGTCGGTCGCGGCGGTCCGGCAGGACGCCACGCCGGTCGCGGCGGATCAGGCGCAGCTCAGCGGCGTGATCCGGGTCGCGTGGACGACCGGCAGTGGCGCGGACGCGAAGAACGGCACGGCGAAATGGGTGGTGACGGCGCAGCAGTACGAACTGACGGGTCGCCTGAGTGCCCCCGCAGCGGTGACAGGAACAGACGTGGTCACGAGCGTGACGGGCCCGCAGGTGGGGACGCCGCAGGCGCGGGGCGTGATCGTGAAGTACCGCTCGGGCCTGAGCGCGCAGTCGGCGCAGGGCGCGGCGGGGCCGCTGCGGGCGGACGTGCGGGGCCGGGAACGGCTGCGCGCGGCGGGTGTGTCGGTGCAGCGGCACACGCCGCTGGGCGAACGGAGCGCCGCGCTGGACGTGGCGGACGTGAAGGGCGCGCTGGCGGCGCTGCGGGCCGATCCGGACGTGGAGTACGCCGTGCCGAACGCGGTGCTGCGCACCCAGGCAATGAACACACAGGCGCTCGCCACGCCGGTCACGCCCACCGATCAGTTCGCGCCGCTGCAGTGGGCGTACCCGCTGCTGGGGTACGGAGCGGTCTGGCGGGACATGGAGGGCGGCGCGTACAGCCGCGCGGTGACGGTCGCGGTGATCGACACCGGCGTGCGGTTCGACCACCCGGACCTCGCGGGGGCGCTGTGGGGGCCGGGCGAGGGCGCGCTGGACGTCATCACGGACGCGGCGAACGGTGACGGGACCGGCCCGGACACCGATCCGACCGACCCGTCCGTACCGGGCCGCACGACTGGCAGTCACGGCACGCACGTGACCGGGATCATCGCGGCCCGCTGGGGCGAGAACAGCGGCGTGTGCGCCGGGTGCAGCCCCAGCGGCGTGGTGGGCGCGGCGTACAAGGCGAACGTGAAGGTCCTGCCCATCCGGGTGATCGACGCGGGCGGGAACGCCACCGAGGCGGACGTCACGCAAGGCATCCGCTACGCGGCGGGCCTGCCGGTCACGCTGGACGGCGTGACGTACCGCTCGCCGCACCCTGCGCAGGTCATCAACCTGAGTCTGGGCGGCGCGATCAGCGCGGCGGACGCGCAGCCCATGTGCGACGCGATCGCAGAGGCCCGCGCGGCCGGCTCGCTGGTCGTCGCGGCGGCCGGGAACGGGTACGGAACGGTGCCGTACTACCCGGCGGCATGTGACGGGGCGGTGGCAGTGGGCAGCGTGACGCTGTCGGGCGCGAGCGCGCCGATGCACTCGGCGTTCAGCAATGCGTACCCTCAGGTGCAGCTGGCCGCGCCGGGCGGCGCGGACCCGGGCAGCGGGGCGACCTTCAACGGGGGGACGTTCAACACCGCGCCTTTCCCGGACATGATCCTGTCGACCGGCTGGAACTACGTGAAGGACGCCCCGAACTACGAGGCAGAGGTTGGCACGAGTCAGGCGAGCCCGCAGGTGGCGGCGCTGGCGGCGCTGCTGCTCAGCAAGGGCGTCACGACCGGACCGGAGGACACGCTGGCGCGCCTGCGCGGCACCGCGACGGACCTGGGCGCGGCGGGCCGCGACGACCGGTTCGGGTTCGGGATGATCAACGCGGCGGCGGCGCTGAACGCCCCGCAGGTGAGCAGCGGCCTGGGCGTGCGCGTGCAGAGCAGCCGGGGCCTGAGCTTCCAGCCGGCGCTGGACAGCACCGGGGCGTTCCGGGCGTTCCTGGGTGAGGGCACGTATCAGGTCGTGGCGGGTTCGGACGTGAACGGCAACGGCGTGTACGGCGAGAGCGGCGAGACGCGCGACGAGCGGGCCGTGACGCTCTCGGAGGCGGCGCCGCGCGTGACGCTGGGTGACCTGACCCCCCGCTGA
- the rpsT gene encoding 30S ribosomal protein S20 → MALRHKSAQKRHRQSLKRRLLNRSRKSTIKTFSKKALVAAQTGAEDSAAVQARAESLIDKAAKGSTLHKNAAARKKSRLAKAINKAKAAQQG, encoded by the coding sequence ATGGCCCTTCGTCACAAATCCGCCCAGAAACGTCATCGCCAGAGCCTCAAGCGCCGCCTGCTGAACCGCAGCCGCAAGAGCACCATCAAGACCTTCAGCAAGAAGGCCCTGGTGGCCGCCCAGACCGGCGCCGAGGACAGCGCCGCCGTGCAGGCCCGCGCCGAGAGCCTGATCGACAAGGCCGCCAAGGGCAGCACCCTGCACAAGAACGCCGCGGCCCGCAAGAAGAGCCGTCTGGCCAAGGCCATCAACAAGGCCAAGGCCGCCCAGCAGGGCTGA
- a CDS encoding lipid II:glycine glycyltransferase FemX translates to MRLNLVETTDPRVYDDAVRHLPITSALQGWGYGEARRQLGQTPARYLIQQEGRTVGALQLLRKRLVPGFSTLYAPRGPALESLDLLPGVADAVRRVARPTDALLKIEPPVPFLAAEGVTLPDAYGPFRRADTEQPEHTIVADLTRSEDELFAGLHSMARRNVRTAQKLGVVAGRDDDFDAFWEIFTATNERAKLGAFPREYYETMLREGNAHGGEAYIVLSRYQGRALAGGFFLAMGKGTYYLFGGSVRDDRTNEDGSPLKDAKAPDAFYWNAMLDARQRGYELFDFWGIPRVLDESKHSYGVFKMKLKFSEQRVWYPAYDLNLNPAAPAIVKALRWRKTQNNLRKRGSADDVL, encoded by the coding sequence GTGCGCCTGAACCTCGTGGAAACCACCGACCCGCGCGTCTATGACGACGCCGTGCGGCACCTGCCCATCACCAGTGCCCTGCAGGGCTGGGGGTACGGTGAGGCCAGGCGGCAGCTCGGGCAGACGCCCGCCCGGTACCTCATCCAGCAGGAGGGCCGCACCGTCGGCGCGCTGCAACTCCTGCGCAAGCGACTCGTGCCGGGGTTCAGCACCCTGTACGCCCCGCGCGGCCCCGCCCTGGAGAGCCTGGACCTGCTGCCGGGCGTGGCGGACGCCGTCCGGCGCGTCGCGCGGCCCACCGACGCCCTGCTGAAGATCGAACCGCCCGTCCCGTTCCTGGCGGCCGAGGGCGTCACGCTGCCCGACGCCTACGGCCCGTTCCGCCGCGCGGACACCGAGCAGCCCGAACACACCATCGTGGCGGACCTGACCCGCAGCGAGGACGAGCTGTTCGCGGGCCTGCACTCCATGGCGCGGCGCAACGTCCGCACCGCGCAGAAACTCGGCGTGGTGGCCGGGCGCGACGATGACTTCGACGCGTTCTGGGAGATCTTCACCGCCACGAACGAACGCGCCAAACTGGGTGCTTTCCCCCGCGAGTACTACGAGACTATGCTCCGCGAGGGGAACGCCCACGGCGGCGAGGCGTACATCGTCCTGTCGCGCTACCAGGGCCGCGCGCTGGCCGGAGGGTTCTTCCTGGCGATGGGCAAGGGCACCTACTACCTGTTCGGCGGCAGCGTCCGCGACGACCGCACGAACGAGGACGGCAGCCCCCTGAAAGACGCCAAGGCGCCCGACGCCTTCTACTGGAACGCCATGCTGGACGCCAGGCAGCGCGGCTACGAACTGTTCGACTTCTGGGGCATTCCGCGCGTCCTCGACGAGAGCAAGCACTCGTACGGGGTGTTCAAGATGAAACTGAAGTTCAGTGAGCAGCGCGTCTGGTACCCCGCGTACGACCTGAACCTGAATCCGGCCGCCCCCGCCATCGTGAAGGCCCTGCGCTGGCGCAAGACGCAGAACAACCTCCGCAAGCGCGGCAGCGCCGACGACGTGCTGTAA